A window from Candidatus Nitrospira neomarina encodes these proteins:
- a CDS encoding type III pantothenate kinase, with product MLLAIDIGNSQIVCGVFQDSNLISHWRLSTDHSKTPDEYSIILRSLLQFHKILPEDISGCIVTSVVPPLTHIFDMLAQSLFGQQPLIVTSACPHGLLLRYSNPEEIGTDRLVNAAAAFARYRRYLIIVDFGTATTFCIVTQQGEYLGGTIAPGLKSAADTLHTKTAKLPKVELVIPASVIGKDTTSSIQAGIMYGYAGLVDEIVRRIQQEIGESPLVIATGGLAQTIVPISHTIQEVRPNLTLEGLKLLYDRMNHSCG from the coding sequence ATGCTTTTAGCCATCGACATTGGAAACTCACAAATTGTCTGTGGGGTTTTCCAGGACAGCAACCTGATCTCACACTGGCGCTTATCCACCGACCATTCCAAGACTCCTGATGAATATAGCATCATTCTTCGTTCCCTCCTTCAATTTCATAAAATCCTGCCAGAAGACATCTCAGGCTGTATTGTCACTAGTGTGGTCCCCCCTCTCACACATATTTTCGACATGTTGGCCCAATCATTATTCGGACAACAACCTTTAATCGTCACTAGCGCATGTCCTCATGGTCTCCTCCTCCGGTACAGTAATCCAGAGGAAATCGGAACAGACCGTCTCGTCAATGCGGCTGCAGCATTTGCCCGGTATCGACGATATCTGATTATTGTGGATTTTGGGACCGCGACCACATTTTGTATCGTCACTCAACAAGGCGAGTACCTAGGTGGAACCATTGCCCCTGGCTTAAAAAGCGCAGCAGATACCCTACACACCAAAACAGCAAAGCTTCCAAAAGTTGAATTGGTTATCCCGGCATCCGTGATTGGCAAAGATACGACTTCCAGTATCCAGGCAGGAATCATGTATGGATATGCTGGATTGGTTGATGAAATCGTGAGGAGAATTCAACAGGAAATCGGAGAATCCCCACTTGTCATCGCGACTGGCGGGTTGGCCCAAACAATTGTTCCCATTTCGCACACTATTCAGGAGGTTAGGCCCAACCTCACATTAGAAGGCTTAAAGCTTCTCTATGATCGCATGAATCATTCCTGTGGATAA
- the dnaJ gene encoding molecular chaperone DnaJ — MAQTQKRDYYEILGVDRNASEEDIKKGFRKLARQHHPDLHADPVQKKAAEEKFKEAGEAYEVLSDPDRRRKYDMFGHAAAGQGGGADGFGFGGGGFGDMFGDIFEDFFGGGRGHNRAEQGNDLQYNLEISFEEAINGKEAKLKIPRWEVCETCHGTGAKSDQAVKPCSACRGAGQIRLQQGFFTINRTCGQCQGSGQVIADPCKTCRGQRRVHKERLLAVTIPAGVESGMRLRLSHEGEHGMNGGPPGDLYVALNVRPHPHFQRKGQEILYDLRLDFVTATLGGKVEVPTLSGTTMVKIPGGTQHDQILRLKGLGAPGLKSQTRGDQLIRTKIQIPTKLTPKQHELLSAYAEECGISTDTQGEGLFDKVKNMFD; from the coding sequence ATGGCACAGACCCAAAAACGAGATTATTATGAAATTCTCGGGGTGGACCGCAATGCCTCGGAAGAAGACATTAAAAAAGGCTTTAGAAAACTTGCCAGGCAACATCACCCGGACTTGCATGCTGACCCCGTTCAGAAAAAAGCGGCTGAGGAAAAGTTTAAGGAAGCCGGGGAAGCCTATGAAGTGCTCAGCGATCCAGATCGCCGAAGAAAATATGACATGTTTGGTCATGCAGCGGCTGGTCAGGGAGGAGGAGCCGATGGATTCGGGTTTGGAGGTGGCGGCTTCGGAGATATGTTTGGGGATATCTTTGAAGACTTTTTCGGTGGAGGCAGAGGGCATAATCGAGCCGAACAGGGCAATGATCTTCAATATAACTTAGAAATTTCCTTTGAAGAGGCCATTAACGGCAAGGAAGCCAAACTCAAAATTCCTCGTTGGGAAGTCTGTGAAACCTGCCATGGAACTGGCGCGAAATCCGATCAAGCCGTCAAACCCTGTTCCGCATGCCGTGGGGCGGGGCAAATACGGTTACAACAGGGGTTTTTCACCATTAATCGAACCTGTGGACAATGCCAGGGGTCAGGTCAAGTCATTGCTGATCCGTGCAAGACATGTAGAGGACAAAGACGCGTTCACAAGGAACGGCTTTTAGCAGTCACCATTCCAGCTGGGGTCGAATCCGGCATGAGACTTCGACTTTCCCATGAAGGCGAACATGGCATGAATGGCGGACCTCCTGGAGATTTGTATGTGGCGCTCAATGTCCGGCCTCATCCCCACTTTCAACGGAAAGGCCAAGAGATCCTCTATGATCTTCGGTTGGATTTTGTAACAGCGACACTTGGGGGAAAAGTCGAAGTGCCTACATTAAGTGGAACCACCATGGTAAAAATCCCTGGAGGGACCCAACACGATCAAATTCTCCGCCTCAAAGGGTTGGGCGCTCCTGGGCTTAAGTCCCAAACTCGTGGCGATCAACTGATTCGGACGAAAATTCAAATTCCTACAAAACTGACTCCAAAACAACACGAACTCCTTTCCGCCTATGCGGAGGAGTGCGGAATATCTACGGACACGCAAGGAGAAGGCCTGTTCGATAAAGTTAAAAACATGTTTGATTAA
- the nadC gene encoding carboxylating nicotinate-nucleotide diphosphorylase — translation MGASSLASPPPLFSIRRVISAALEEDLAYGDLTSTLLIPPTLLARADIIAKAHMIVAGVAVAREVFQSVDSTLELTTHAGDGNMVRPSTTILSIKGKAQSLLQGERIALNFLQRLSGISTLTHRFCEAVRDFPVALVDTRKTTPGLRALEKWAVRLGGGKNHRFSLHDGILIKDNHLMVMASQRMNITQTCLWARQHAPHGLQICVEVETIAQVRQALKGKADVLLLDNMTPNRVRQAIDIIQKQALVEVSGGMTLDNVRDMAEAGPDFISIGALTHSAPSMDLSMEIVPLRTKRRPQKRQS, via the coding sequence ATGGGTGCATCCTCTCTCGCCTCGCCTCCTCCCCTTTTCTCCATCCGGCGCGTAATCAGCGCTGCGCTGGAAGAGGACCTTGCCTACGGAGACCTGACCTCAACCCTTCTCATTCCACCAACTCTATTAGCTCGCGCCGACATCATCGCAAAAGCCCACATGATCGTGGCAGGTGTGGCCGTTGCCAGGGAAGTTTTTCAGTCAGTCGATTCAACCCTTGAACTTACCACTCATGCTGGCGATGGAAACATGGTGCGCCCGTCAACCACTATCCTGAGCATAAAAGGAAAGGCGCAATCGCTCCTTCAAGGCGAACGAATCGCCCTGAATTTCCTCCAACGGCTTTCGGGAATTAGCACGCTCACCCATCGGTTCTGTGAGGCTGTTCGTGATTTTCCAGTCGCTTTAGTGGACACACGAAAAACAACGCCGGGACTCCGGGCCTTAGAAAAATGGGCCGTCCGCCTTGGCGGGGGTAAAAATCATCGCTTCTCACTCCATGACGGCATTCTCATTAAAGATAATCACTTGATGGTTATGGCATCCCAACGGATGAACATCACCCAGACTTGTTTATGGGCCAGGCAACATGCCCCGCATGGCCTTCAAATTTGCGTGGAAGTCGAAACAATTGCGCAGGTCCGACAGGCCTTGAAGGGAAAAGCCGATGTCCTTTTATTGGATAACATGACCCCCAATCGTGTCAGACAGGCCATTGACATCATCCAAAAGCAGGCCCTAGTGGAAGTATCGGGAGGTATGACCTTGGACAATGTTCGAGATATGGCAGAAGCCGGACCGGATTTCATCTCGATTGGGGCACTCACACATTCCGCCCCATCCATGGACCTCTCCATGGAGATCGTTCCTCTCCGAACAAAAAGACGTCCTCAAAAGCGCCAATCATGA
- the dnaK gene encoding molecular chaperone DnaK, whose product MSKIIGIDLGTTNSCVAVMSGGDPTVIANSEGGRTTPSVVALTDKDERLVGQIAKRQAITNPENTIYSVKRLMGRKYSSSEVKNASNRLSYKTAEGANGDAHVIIRGKSYSPAEVSAMILQKMKQTAEDYLGEKVTDAVITVPAYFDDSQRQATKDAGKIAGLNVLRIINEPTAASLAYGLDKKKDERIAVYDLGGGTFDVSILEIGEGVFEVKSTNGDTFLGGDDFDLRVMDWLVEEFKKDQGIDLRNDRMALQRLKEAAERAKIELSSSQETEINLPFITADASGPKHLVLKLTRSKYEQLVNDLIERTIEPCKKALADADMTTSDINEIVLVGGMTRMPKVIERVKQFFGKEPHRGVNPDEVVAIGAAIQGGVLKGDVKDVLLLDVTPLSLGIETLGGIFTKLIERNTTIPTKKSQIFSTAADNQTAVTIRVFQGEREMANDNKLLGQFDLVGLPMAPRGVPQVEVTFDIDANGIVHVSAKDMATQKEQSIKITASSGLSKEEVERLVKEAQSHTEEDKKKRELVEVKNQADTLIYSTEKNLSEHGDKIEETEKSNITEAVDALRKAMEGTDLEAIKTAMQNLTTASHKLAEEMYKKASTDASASGSGPEDGPGTTGGESAGSEEKVVDAEFEEVDKGKN is encoded by the coding sequence ATGAGCAAAATTATTGGAATCGACTTAGGAACAACAAATTCTTGCGTGGCCGTCATGAGCGGTGGAGACCCAACGGTCATTGCCAATTCAGAAGGCGGACGAACCACCCCTTCGGTGGTGGCTTTGACCGATAAGGACGAACGATTGGTCGGACAGATTGCCAAACGGCAAGCCATAACCAATCCGGAAAACACTATTTATTCGGTGAAACGTTTGATGGGAAGAAAGTATTCTTCTTCCGAGGTCAAAAATGCCTCAAACCGGCTATCCTATAAAACGGCCGAAGGTGCTAATGGGGATGCCCACGTCATCATTCGAGGGAAAAGTTATAGTCCGGCAGAAGTTTCAGCCATGATCCTTCAGAAAATGAAGCAAACCGCTGAAGATTATTTAGGAGAAAAAGTGACGGATGCTGTCATTACGGTCCCAGCCTATTTTGATGATAGCCAACGCCAGGCTACCAAGGACGCAGGGAAGATCGCGGGCCTAAATGTCTTGCGCATTATTAATGAGCCGACTGCAGCATCACTCGCCTATGGACTCGACAAGAAAAAAGATGAACGTATCGCGGTCTACGATCTCGGTGGTGGAACCTTTGACGTTTCCATTCTGGAAATCGGAGAAGGAGTCTTTGAAGTCAAATCCACAAATGGTGATACCTTTTTGGGCGGAGACGACTTTGATCTTCGGGTCATGGATTGGTTGGTTGAAGAATTTAAAAAAGATCAAGGAATCGATTTACGGAATGATCGAATGGCCCTGCAACGACTGAAAGAAGCAGCCGAACGGGCAAAAATCGAGCTTTCCTCCTCCCAAGAAACCGAAATAAACTTACCCTTTATCACCGCCGATGCCAGTGGACCAAAACATTTGGTACTTAAACTCACCAGGTCAAAATACGAGCAATTGGTGAATGATTTAATTGAGCGAACAATCGAACCTTGCAAAAAAGCTCTTGCCGATGCTGATATGACCACCAGCGACATCAATGAAATTGTCTTGGTCGGTGGAATGACTCGGATGCCGAAAGTGATTGAACGAGTTAAGCAATTCTTTGGAAAGGAACCCCACCGTGGAGTGAATCCTGATGAAGTCGTGGCAATCGGTGCGGCCATTCAGGGTGGAGTCCTCAAGGGAGATGTGAAGGATGTCCTGTTATTGGATGTCACCCCGCTTTCACTCGGCATCGAAACCTTGGGGGGAATCTTCACGAAACTCATCGAACGCAACACCACCATCCCCACCAAAAAGAGTCAAATTTTTTCAACCGCCGCCGACAATCAAACTGCCGTAACCATCAGAGTCTTCCAAGGTGAGCGGGAAATGGCCAATGACAATAAACTATTGGGACAGTTTGATTTAGTGGGTCTTCCGATGGCACCAAGGGGTGTTCCGCAAGTTGAAGTCACATTTGATATCGACGCTAATGGCATTGTGCATGTCTCTGCCAAAGATATGGCCACGCAAAAAGAACAATCAATCAAGATCACGGCATCTAGCGGATTAAGTAAGGAAGAAGTTGAGCGTTTGGTTAAGGAAGCTCAAAGTCATACCGAAGAAGACAAAAAGAAACGGGAATTGGTCGAAGTCAAGAATCAAGCCGATACCCTTATTTATAGTACAGAAAAGAATTTGAGCGAACATGGAGACAAGATTGAGGAAACGGAAAAGTCCAATATCACCGAGGCGGTAGACGCACTTCGTAAAGCTATGGAGGGAACGGACCTCGAAGCGATTAAAACCGCCATGCAAAACCTCACCACCGCCTCTCATAAATTAGCAGAGGAAATGTACAAAAAGGCTTCTACGGATGCCTCTGCCAGCGGCTCTGGACCAGAAGACGGCCCTGGGACCACTGGCGGTGAAAGCGCTGGCAGTGAGGAAAAAGTTGTAGATGCAGAATTTGAAGAAGTTGATAAAGGCAAAAATTAA
- the grpE gene encoding nucleotide exchange factor GrpE: MSLSSYWSFMTQQSGKGKTMSSTEETTGEVTTEEVSPQEHSTGDTSESASENGGTPEEELQIFQDKYLRLAAEFENYKRRAQRDQNDSIRFGNESLLKNLLPIIDNLERAIQCAKDAGTSGPLLEGVELTHKQFLETVGKVGVRQLSTTGNSFDPAIHQAVTQVESENMEPNTVIEEFQKGYLLHDRILRPAMVSVAKEKSELTEPGSTEESGEEGGIHV; the protein is encoded by the coding sequence ATGTCTCTCTCTTCTTACTGGTCATTTATGACGCAACAATCGGGAAAAGGTAAAACCATGTCCTCAACAGAGGAAACTACTGGAGAAGTGACTACAGAAGAAGTCAGTCCTCAAGAACATTCGACCGGGGACACATCAGAAAGTGCTTCTGAAAATGGCGGAACGCCAGAAGAAGAACTTCAAATTTTTCAAGATAAATATTTGCGCCTGGCCGCAGAATTTGAAAACTACAAACGCCGGGCCCAGCGGGATCAGAACGATTCTATTCGATTTGGCAATGAATCATTATTGAAAAATTTACTTCCTATTATTGATAACCTTGAGCGAGCCATTCAATGCGCGAAAGATGCAGGAACGAGTGGCCCATTACTAGAGGGGGTAGAGCTTACCCACAAACAATTTCTTGAAACCGTGGGCAAAGTTGGCGTTCGACAACTAAGCACCACAGGAAACTCCTTTGATCCTGCTATTCATCAAGCAGTGACCCAGGTGGAATCGGAAAACATGGAGCCGAACACGGTCATCGAGGAATTTCAAAAAGGATATTTATTGCACGATCGCATTTTACGTCCGGCTATGGTAAGCGTGGCGAAAGAAAAATCAGAACTGACAGAACCTGGTTCGACTGAAGAATCCGGTGAAGAGGGAGGAATACACGTATGA
- a CDS encoding biotin--[acetyl-CoA-carboxylase] ligase — protein MLSSTKLAALLPSKKFGDTLYIFDELDSTNAFAVEKAKTQALSGTVILADRQIAGRGRLDRSWFSPGKSNIYGSLLFVHETPIQYLGWVPLMAGVAIAQALEQQTSMRIDLKWPNDLLIGGRKLGGILCDSFRNPKHHFCVVIGFGINVNLTPSEFPSELQTSATSLQIHCHCAVDREELIMKVIASLEKNWENLRANGPLSYLVEYTHWCVTIGQTIQVRFPDGSQLQGLAHSIGEDGQLRLIPSPSDSNDQSARMRDIHSGEILHLRTTA, from the coding sequence GTGCTATCCTCCACAAAACTAGCCGCCCTTCTCCCCTCAAAAAAATTTGGCGATACCCTTTATATTTTTGATGAATTAGATTCAACCAATGCGTTTGCAGTGGAAAAAGCCAAGACCCAAGCACTTTCTGGAACTGTCATTCTGGCCGACAGACAAATCGCGGGACGAGGTCGATTAGATCGGTCTTGGTTTTCCCCAGGCAAGTCCAATATTTACGGATCTCTCCTTTTTGTCCATGAGACACCCATTCAATATTTAGGATGGGTTCCTCTCATGGCCGGAGTGGCCATTGCCCAGGCACTGGAACAACAGACATCTATGCGTATCGATCTAAAGTGGCCCAATGACTTATTAATTGGAGGACGTAAATTGGGTGGCATTTTATGTGATTCCTTTCGGAATCCAAAACACCATTTCTGCGTGGTAATCGGATTTGGGATTAACGTAAACCTCACGCCATCGGAATTTCCTTCAGAACTTCAAACGAGCGCGACTTCTCTGCAGATCCATTGTCATTGTGCTGTGGACAGAGAAGAGCTCATCATGAAGGTGATCGCATCACTGGAAAAAAACTGGGAAAACCTGAGGGCCAACGGGCCTCTGTCTTATCTTGTGGAATACACACATTGGTGTGTCACCATTGGACAAACAATTCAGGTTCGGTTTCCTGATGGAAGCCAACTCCAGGGGCTGGCTCATTCCATAGGAGAAGATGGCCAACTCCGACTCATTCCTTCCCCTTCGGACTCAAACGATCAATCAGCTAGAATGCGAGATATTCATTCCGGCGAAATCCTTCATCTTCGCACAACCGCCTAA